Part of the Rhizobium sp. WYJ-E13 genome is shown below.
TTACTGGCGCACGCTTGCGGGGCTGGGAGTAGCCTACAAAGACGAAGCCTAGGGAACGCGAGACGCCATAGGCTGAACCGCAATCGGGGGAGGGGACATGGTCCAGCGGTTTATCGGCATTTGCTTCGCGCTATTGCTGATGCTGACGGCGCGGGCAGCCATAAGCGCAGAATTCATCGCCTCCTTCGATTCCGCCATCCAGTTGGAAAAGAGCGGCGCGATGACGGTTGCGGAAACGATCACCGTCAATGCCGAAGGCGATCGCATCCGGCGAGGCATCTTCCGCGATTTTCCGCTGACCTTCAGGGATGCGAGCGGCCGACGCCGCAGCGTCGATTTTAGCGTCGTCTCGGTCAAGCGCGACGGCAGGGACGAGCCCTGGCACACGGAGTCCGTCACCGGCGGCATCCGCATCTATGCCGGCTCCGAAGACGTGACGATCTCTCCCGGCCGCCACCAATATGTCTTCACCTATAAGACGAACCGTCAGATCCGTTATTTCGATGATCATGATGAGCTTTATTGGAACGTCACCGGCAACGGCTGGATTTTTCCGATCCGCTCGGCAGTAGTGACGGTCACCTTTCCGCAGGGCGTCGTGCCCGAAGATGTCATGGTCTTCACTGGCCCCATCGGTGCCACCGGCAAGAATGCTCGAGCGAACGTGGACGACGGCCGACTGGTCGTTGCAACCACGGCTCCCCTCGGCGAGGAGGAGGGGCTGACCTTTGCCGCGAAACTGCCGAAAGGTGCGATCGATCCACCGAGCGCCGATCAGGAGAGCAGTTGGTGGTTCAGCGATAACCGTGACTATTTTATTGGTTTCGGCGGTCTTATCCTCGTATTCCTCTATTACACGCGCTCCTGGTTGAAGGTTGGCCGCGATCCGGCGCGTGAGATCGTCGTACCGCGCTGGGATCCGCCCTCCGGTATCTCTCCGGCACTCGTCAATTACATCGATAACAGGGGCTTTTCCGGCCAGGGCTGGACGGCACTTTCGGCCACGGCGCTCGATCTTGCCGTGCGTGGTTATGTCAGGCTCGACGACCTCAAGGACTCCATTATCATCCGCCGCACCGACAAGCCGCCCGGCAAGGAGAAGCTCCAGGCTGGCGAGGCGGAACTCCTGAAGGCCGTGGGCGGCAGCGGCGATACGCTCACGATCGACAAGGCCAACGGCGAAAAGGTCAAATCCGTCGGGCAGAGCTTCCGGTCTTCGATCGAACGGGAGCATCGCGGCAAATATTACAATTCCAATGCCGGTTATATCACTGGCGGCGTGATCTTGAGCGCCGCGGCCCTGGTAGCGCTCTTCGTCTTCGGTTCGCTGGAGCCGGATACGATCGTGCTGATGATCATCCCCATCGGCATTTCCATTTTCCTGTCCGTCTTCGTGGCGGGTTTTGTGAAGGCGCTGCATCCCGGCCGCTCGCTTATGAGCAAGATTTTCGCGGTCATTGCCATTGCGATCGCCGTTTTTGTGGGCTTAAGCATTCTCTCGGCCGTCGTGCTGGCGCTCGGCTCTTCGCTGATGGAATTCCACGAAACGCCCATGCTCTTTGCGGTCGGCGGCATCGTGCTCTTCAATATCCTCTATTTCTTCATCATGGGGGCGCCGACGCCGCTTGGCGCCAAGATGACGGCCGGTGTCGATGGCCTGCGGCAATATCTGACGCTCGCCGAAAAAGACCGCATGAACATGGCGGGCGCACCGCAAATGTCGCCGCAGCATTTCGAAACCCTGTTGCCCTATGCCGTGGCGCTCGGTGTCGAAAAGCCCTGGTCGCGCACCTTCGAGACTTGGCTGGCTGCGGCTTCCGCAGGGGCCGCCGCGGCCGCCTATAATCCCACCTGGTATTCCGGCAATTTCAACAGCGGCAGTTTTTCCGATCGCATCGGCAGCTTCTCCTCGTCGATGGCCTCGACGATTGCCTCCACCATTCCGTCACCGCCGCCCTCCAGTTCGTCCTCGGGTTTTTCCGGCGGCGGCTCGTCCGGCGGAGGCGGCGGTGGTGGCGGAGGCGGGGGCTGGTAAGCTTTCCCGCTTGACCTTTCGGGCCTTCCCGCTTAACCGCCAGACCAACAGGCTAGGCCAATAGGCCAGAGCAGAGCAATTCCAGGAAAAGTGGGAACCGGTTTTCCGTCCGGGATTACGAAAAAAAAATAGGATAGAGCGCCTCCGCCGGTTCCGCTTTAGCGGGAAGCGCTCTAGCAGCAAAAGGGATCAGGCATGAAGGTTCTGTTGATCGGATCGGGCGGACGCGAGCACGCACTGGCCTGGAAGCTGGCGCAATCGCCGCTGATGACGGAATTCTACGCCGCACCCGGCAACCCCGGCATCGCCGAACATGCGACACTGGTCTTGGTCGATATCGATGACCACGATGCGGTCGTCGCCTTCTGCCGGCAAAAGGCGATCGATTTCGTCGTCGTCGGACCGGAAGCCCCGCTGGTTGCCGGCATCGCCGACAGGCTGCGCGCCGCAGGCTTTGCAGTCTTCGGCCCGTCAGCGGCCGCTGCCCAGCTCGAAGGCTCCAAAGGCTTCACCAAGGACATCTGCGCCCGCTACGACATTCCGACCGGTGCCTATCAGCGTTTCAACAACGCGCCAAAGGCCAAAGCCTATATTCGTGAGCAGGGCGCCCCGATCGTCGTCAAGGCCGATGGCCTCGCCGCCGGCAAGGGCGTCACGGTCGCCATGACGCTGGACGAGGCGCTGGCCGCGGTGGACGATTGTTTCGAAGGCGCTTTCGGGGAGGCAGGAGCCGAAGTCGTCGTCGAAGCCTATCTCGATGGAGAGGAAGCGAGCTTCTTCTGCCTTTGCGATGGAAAGAGCGCTCTGCCGCTGGCAACCGCACAGGATCACAAGCGCGTTGGCGAGGGCGATACCGGCCCGAATACCGGCGGTATGGGCGCCTATTCGCCGGCACCCGTCATGACGGCCGAGATGACCGAGCGCACGATGAAGGAGATCATCGAACCGACCATTCGCGGCATGGCCGAAAGCGGCCATGCCTTCAGCGGAGTTTTCTTTGCGGGCCTGATGATCACCGCCAAGGGGCCGGAACTCATCGAATACAATGTCCGCTTCGGCGATCCGGAATGCCAGGTGCTGATGATGCGGCTGAAGAGCGATCTCCTGCCGCTGTTGCTCGCCTGTGCCAACGGCACGCTGGACCAGTTCAAGGCGGAATGGACCGACGATCCGGCGCTGACCGTCGTCATGGCCTCGAAAGGCTATCCGGGCGCCTATGAGAAGAACACCCCGATCCTCGCACTGCCGGAAGCCGGTGAGGGAGAGAAGGTGTTTCAGGCCGGCACATCGCTGAAGGATGGCGCGCTTGTCGCCACCGGCGGCCGCGTCCTGAACGTGACGGCTACGGGCCGCACGGTCGGCGAGGCAAAGGACCGCGCCTATGCTCTGCTGGACGGGGTGAAATGGGAAAACGGCTTCTGCCGCCGCGATATCGGCTGGCGCGCGGTCGAACGCGAAAAGGCATAGAGAGCGGCCGGACGACGGCTCGTTTCGCTAAACTTTTACCCTTTCTTCTGACGGGATGGAAACAAAGCTGCGTTAATCTGGCTCCTAATGCATCGGACCGAAAAGCATGAAGCGGTTTTCGGACAATCCGATGCTTGAACAAAAATTGAGAGCTGCGGACCGTTTTCCGGTCGCGGCTCTCAAGCGAGACGGAGTAGCGTTGATGCGTCAGATTTTCCTCAGTGCAGTATTTCTGCTGGCGGCTGGTTCCGCCATGGCTGCCTCGATCGAAGTGATCGGGCCAAGCAGGCCGAAGGAAGCCGGCAGCATCATCACTGAAACTTGCGGCCACTGCCCACCGCTCCGGGCGGAAGCCTCCAAGAAGGAGTATTCGGTACCGGAGCTGCGTCCCGGCGCTTTCCAGCAAGCAGAGGTCCGTGACGTCGACGGCGAGAAGAAGATTTATCGCACCGAAAACTGGATGGGCGGCTCTCCCGTTCTCTTTGTGAGCAAG
Proteins encoded:
- a CDS encoding DUF2207 domain-containing protein; translation: MVQRFIGICFALLLMLTARAAISAEFIASFDSAIQLEKSGAMTVAETITVNAEGDRIRRGIFRDFPLTFRDASGRRRSVDFSVVSVKRDGRDEPWHTESVTGGIRIYAGSEDVTISPGRHQYVFTYKTNRQIRYFDDHDELYWNVTGNGWIFPIRSAVVTVTFPQGVVPEDVMVFTGPIGATGKNARANVDDGRLVVATTAPLGEEEGLTFAAKLPKGAIDPPSADQESSWWFSDNRDYFIGFGGLILVFLYYTRSWLKVGRDPAREIVVPRWDPPSGISPALVNYIDNRGFSGQGWTALSATALDLAVRGYVRLDDLKDSIIIRRTDKPPGKEKLQAGEAELLKAVGGSGDTLTIDKANGEKVKSVGQSFRSSIEREHRGKYYNSNAGYITGGVILSAAALVALFVFGSLEPDTIVLMIIPIGISIFLSVFVAGFVKALHPGRSLMSKIFAVIAIAIAVFVGLSILSAVVLALGSSLMEFHETPMLFAVGGIVLFNILYFFIMGAPTPLGAKMTAGVDGLRQYLTLAEKDRMNMAGAPQMSPQHFETLLPYAVALGVEKPWSRTFETWLAAASAGAAAAAYNPTWYSGNFNSGSFSDRIGSFSSSMASTIASTIPSPPPSSSSSGFSGGGSSGGGGGGGGGGGW
- the purD gene encoding phosphoribosylamine--glycine ligase; this encodes MKVLLIGSGGREHALAWKLAQSPLMTEFYAAPGNPGIAEHATLVLVDIDDHDAVVAFCRQKAIDFVVVGPEAPLVAGIADRLRAAGFAVFGPSAAAAQLEGSKGFTKDICARYDIPTGAYQRFNNAPKAKAYIREQGAPIVVKADGLAAGKGVTVAMTLDEALAAVDDCFEGAFGEAGAEVVVEAYLDGEEASFFCLCDGKSALPLATAQDHKRVGEGDTGPNTGGMGAYSPAPVMTAEMTERTMKEIIEPTIRGMAESGHAFSGVFFAGLMITAKGPELIEYNVRFGDPECQVLMMRLKSDLLPLLLACANGTLDQFKAEWTDDPALTVVMASKGYPGAYEKNTPILALPEAGEGEKVFQAGTSLKDGALVATGGRVLNVTATGRTVGEAKDRAYALLDGVKWENGFCRRDIGWRAVEREKA
- a CDS encoding plant virulence effector HPE1-like domain-containing protein, translated to MRQIFLSAVFLLAAGSAMAASIEVIGPSRPKEAGSIITETCGHCPPLRAEASKKEYSVPELRPGAFQQAEVRDVDGEKKIYRTENWMGGSPVLFVSKATPEQMLALAPPVPAEGIDNEATAAVVGGNAKPIAAGMEQTAPLNASAFELRF